Part of the Falco rusticolus isolate bFalRus1 chromosome 2, bFalRus1.pri, whole genome shotgun sequence genome is shown below.
CTTTCCTGCACCATCACTGCTCTTTTCTGCCACACCAAGATACAGACCATTTAAACAGAGGGGCTCAAGCAGTTCCCAGGAGTTTCAGCTGCTGTGCCTCGCCGGGCTGTTTCCCAGTCAGGGTTTGTAGCAGAGGATGACACGGTACCCACCCCCTCTCCCCTTAATAAGACATTTCTGTTCATAACTTTCCTTGCAAAGCCAAAACCAGCCCTGGTACACTGTGGCAGAAGAAGCTCAGCAGGACCACTGACCTGCACCTGCCTCACTGTCACAGCCCCAACAGAGAGGTCTGGAGGGTGTGACAAGGGTAGTAAGCAGTTACACATCTGAGCCTGTCCCTCTGAAATACCCGTATGTTCCCTTACACTCTGTGTTGCACATGTCGCCCcatccctctgcagcaggaaaagacTTTTGGTAAGTACATGTAGCTCAGCGagagctctgccctggcagaaCCCTGACTCTGGCATCTAATTTCAGTCCCTGCAGATGACTCCCCACGGCACTAATTAGGGTTACCCTTTTCGGTGTGgctgcattttcattctttctcccAATGAGACTCCTATGAAGGCCCTATTACCTGGTGAACGCACCTAATTGTTGCACCAGATTTTGCAGTGCAGTATTATCATGATTACACTCTGCTTGAGCCCTTCAAATTCATCTGGGCTACAACACCAAACCTTGCTCAGCAAAGACCTTCAGTTGTTGATATTGTCCCCAATATCCCACCATATTCAAGTCTATTCAAGCCTATTGTAAGTGCAAGAGAATGATGGTTTATGAATGACTAATTTTTACCCACTTGGATAAATTTACTCATCACAGAAGTGTACTTGGGGAAATCCCTAAGGAGGCATGTGTCGCTGCCgttttctctctccttgcagcacagccctgcacaaCTGTTCTTTCCTGCTAAGCCCTGAGTACGAGTCACTGCCACGGCAGTCTCGTGTCACCCATTTTGTTCCCAGCGGTGTTCTTAGAGGCTCTTCACTGTGCTCTTACTCAGCTGAAGCAGGGAAGCATtcaagctgctgtgctgagcatTTAAGACATCCAGGAGAAAGCAGCCACACTCACCTGGAGACCAGGAGCTTCTTCTGTGACTTGTGAGACACAGCAGGCTCTATTACAGGTATAGGTCAGGGCCAGGGGACCTGTGCCTTGCTTTTAGTGTTGCAGGGACTTTTGCTAAGCATGACCCATGGGACCTGCTTGGGGGAACGCTGGTTAGCAGTAAGAATGGCAGGCAGgtttgtagaatcatagaatcatttaggttggaaaagatctttaagatcatcacgcccaactgttaacccaggaccACCAAGTCCGCCACTAAAGTGGCACACCTATGCATATTTAAACActttcagggatggtgattccaccacctccctgggcagcctgttccaatgcctaaccaccctttcagtgaagaaatttttcctaatatccgatctaaacctcctctggtgtaacttgaggccatttcctcttgtcctgtcacttgttatctgggagaacaGACTGAACACCATCTGCCtccagcctcctttcaggtagttataGAGAGCACCAATATCCCTTCTGAgtctcctctgctccaggctaaacaaccccagttccctcagctgctcctcataagccttgtgctccagaccctccaccagcttcgTTGTCCTTCTTTGGATGGAGCTAatgatcttttccaacctaaatgtcTCTATGATTCAGCTGCATGTTGCATCAGCAGCCAGGGTCTGTGCTGAGTTAGGTAGGGTACCAGGTGGGTACCTGCCTTCCTGTGCTACTCCGTGCCCCACTGGTAGCAGCACTGAGGGACTGGCAGCAGTGATGCAGAGACCAGGAGGTGTCTGAGTCAGACCAGCTCAGTGGTCAGCTAACAAAAGTACCTTTCCCTGTgttttgagggggaaaaaaaccatccAACTCCATAGCTGTAGCTATATAAAGGGAAACActgaatatttgttttgcaaattttgaaaacagcaaaattacGGTTTTTTCTCCAACAAACCTGAGACCTGGTGACCAATCCTGATTCATACCAAGAATATTTTCAGCTTGCAGAAGGGCAAGTGGCCTGTGTGAAGCACATACCAGCTAACAAATACAAGCAGTCACTTGCAAGTGTGAAGTGTAACTCAAAAAGCTGAGTGCCCTGTTCCTTTCAGAAGTGTTAGTGACTGCTCTCTGGTCGGCAGGTTGCTAAATTTCctgggaaacagaaatacacagctttaaaataaagacagcagAGAACTCACAAATTGCATCTTAGTTCTTTTATTACAGTGAAGACCTGCACAGTAGTAGCCTACTGAAAGAATAAATGATACAAGTAACTTTTCATCAGAAAGGAGTCAATACAAGGTAAAAATGGCCTAGAAATCATAGCTGTTGCAAACTATAAAGTTTGAGTTGGGGTCTCCAGCTGTTGTTTCCCATTGGAGTACGTCCAAAGATCACAAGGTTCTTGATGGAAGTTTCTCCTTTAACAAGCTGGGGAGGTAAAGAGGAGAAGCAGATTAAGAGGCATGTTTTCTCCACACATTACACAAAATGCTAGGAGGTGTTTTGCCTAAATGCAGGACGtcaaaaaggcaattttttagCAGTTGCTCCCCTCTCCCCTATCTGCACACGTTTCCTAACGGTTCAGATCAGTAAAAACAAATTACGGTGAATTGTTTCCAGTACAAAATACACTGTGGGGCAGGTTGGAATTGTCTGATGCTATTGGTTATCTGTGTTAGATACGCTGAAAGGTcaatcttaattaaaaaaaaaaaaaaaaaaaaagcaggggatcagaaatttctgtagtttttattcacatttttaaagcaaagcctTTTGCCTCTTGTGATAGAGTAGATGTGAGTTCTGCAGCTGCACGGCGTTAGCTGAGGGCACGAGCTCACACCTGAGCCCAGACGAGCCGTGCAGCCACGTTGCCACAAGCcctggctcagctgcagcagcaccaccccCTCCTGTGCAAGAAGCCAGTCTTTTTAGGGTTTAGTTGCCCCTTCCTGCTCACGCTTCGGGCAAGGCAGCTCTGCACGCACACCGGGAAGGTGGGGAGACCCTGTCCTGCTCAATCCCTCCCGTGTGGCCTCCcactgtgctgggctggcacagcACACCAAGCCTGGGCACGGCATGGACCCTGCCAGGAGCCAAGGTGCATCCATGAGGACACGGGCGGGGACGGTGTCTTGTACCGGACATTACCTTCCTCCACCACGTGGCGGTAGAAGCACCAGGGGACACCAGCAGGATGCGCCTCGAAGCAGCACCCCTTCTGTTCACACTCCTTAGCTGTGATACCAGGGAAGCCACAGTTTATCCTGGTGTGAGAATTGCTGGGACACACTTTCTTAACTGCGTAAagcaaaaatgaaggaagaaggtTTTGTTACTTTCTGCTGCATTTACCTGGTGGCATAATTCACAAATAAAAGGCAGGCCACAACGGTGAGGCCAGTGAGCAGACATGACAGCCACGATGACCTTCTCCATACCAATTTCAGGCAGCAGGTTCACCCAAATCCTCACCACGCCTGTTAGGCAAAACTAAATACCAAGGAGTGAGGAACTGCTACTGTGCCCCGGGggacagagggggaaaaattcACCCCTAGAAGTGTCTGGTAGGCAGCAACCCAGCTTTCCTCTCCCAGGTCCAGCAATGGGGTCAAAAGCCACCATGTGTCTCCCATGACAGTACCACAGACACTGGACTTGGCCCAGGGTATATTCATGACCTGATCCACTGCTAACCCCAGAGCAGCCTAGGTAATATGGGGAGGGAAAAACGCAGCCTCCTCTGTGTGCCAGCTTGAGGTATGGAAAGGAGGTAGGTCAATTAGGAGGAAATCACAGCTCATCGaggcaatttaaaataataacacaAGCAATGAGGTTACACCACCTGGCCTGAATAATTCAGTTTTCCTCTCCTGAAACAGTTCTGCTCAGAAAAGCAGTTCTGTGAGAATGACACTGTAAGGTGCTGCCATTTGTTCTTGATTTTCATGATatgcaaacagcaaaattatgGTTTTTTCTCCAACAAACCTGAGACCTGGTGACCAATCCTGATTCATATCAAGTTATTTTATTGGTAACATTGTCTTTGCACCCTCACTTCCTTTCATTTCACCTGTGCAACTGCTGGGATTGCTCTGAAGTTCTCCTAAGGAGTCATGCAATCAGCCCAGTAAAAAGCTGGCGTTTAGCAGTTACGTAAATTATACACCCAGTCACTGAAGGACTGGAAGAGCAGCTCTTACCCTCTCTGAGgaaacagaggcaaaaaatggaaacaggaCATAGAAGgtttagaaggaaaaatgtaatgGAGAAAAAGATTTCCCCTGGGATATTTTGGAGTTTGCATTAAATGAAGACTgggagagaaaatggaagagaaaaaaaaagaagcaccaAGTGGAATTACGTTgggaagcaggcaggagagaaaggaagtaGCAATTAACaaaacaggctggagaaaagagAACACACCCCCCCCCTGGAAGTTACAGGATGCCTGTGGTCTTCTGTACAGGTGTCAAACAACTGCTCAGGACTTTGACATGCAGTGCTAAAGCCCTCCTCAGCCATAGAGAAACCCCATTCAAATAAGTGCTGAGGATCCCTTGCTCTACTGATGAACAAGACCACAAATGgcagtgaaatgtttttaaatactcagCATGGGTTCTTTGATAATTAGAAAcctgaaagaagaggaaatataTTGTGTGAACAGGATGAGACAAAAGACTGGTAAGCAAGGTTTGACTTTGCATTTTACTACCAGTGGTCTTCTAATAAAGGTTTGTGCTCACTTCGTTAgcctgagaaaaaaagcagagctgctcctgggtTGTACACATTTCTGCATAATCAAACACTAGGTAAATCAGTGTTTCTGGCAGAGATATTACCTTTCTTTGGTTTAGCAACAAAGCACCAGGGAACGTTAGGGACTGAAGCGTCGAAGCAGCACCCAGCTTTCCTGCACTCCTTTGCTGAGATTCCCGGATAGCCGCAGTTCTTCCGCTCCTTGGGGGTCACTTTACACTGGCATCTTGCTGTTCAGGACAGGAGTAGCAAGGGACTGGGTGTCAGTTTGCACACTCGTTAGCGGAGATGCATTTATCAGATGTCCACTGAGAACAATGATCTTTCCCTAGACTCTGTCCATCTTTGCAAGTGCACCTTCTCTGTCACTTGCTAAGACCAAAAATTCTGCagtttaaaagctgcttttaaactCCACCAATTGCAGTAAGGGttgaaaatctgtgctttcacttGCAGCCAAGCAAGCCTGGTACAGTGGGGTCTGTGGACTTCAAATAGACCATGTCAAATGGTAATAACCCATAACTTCAAATATCATGCTAGTAAATGTTTGCTACTTTGCCCACGTCATGCAAAGAAAGGATTAAGGGTCCAGTGGATATTCAAAGAGGTGTAAAGATACAAAATCTTTGCCTTCTCATCAGGTGACTAGAAAAACATAAGAATATGTGCAAGTAGTTGCAGCtatacttttaatattttaagtctACTGCACAGTCATCCACAACCAAGAATTTCTGGACATGTCTGGTGCCTGTCATTGAGTTACTTGCTTTTCACTTCCTAAGTTGTCTAAATGACTTGTCTTTTTGAGGAGGCAGATAGACTCCTTTGAAATTGTATTCACGTGACAAAGTAGCATAAAATGAATGTCAGAAGACTATTTAGACCAAGCTTGGTCCTGTTCGAGTCTGAGTCCCATTCTAGAGAGCTCCCAGGCACATCTGTccctctgcctttgcagcacAAGAGATGACCTGCAATGATTTTGCCACAGATATctctggaaaaattaaaaagtagacTCTGGTAATAGTAGCAGAGCAAAACATTTGCTGTCTGATAGGTAAAGTGGAGATGTGCTCTTGCTGCATTTACAGTCAGTAGTCCTACTGTACAGGCCCACATACATACCTGTGAAGGCAACAGCAGATGAATGTACTTACTTGGTGGTGCCTTTCCCTCTGCCAGGGTGCTGAGGGCTATGACAAGGATGGCAGAGAGTGCACAGATCACTTTGAGATCCATTTCTTGGAAGGTGGTTGGAGGAGAGGTGCTGCTTTGCCCAGGAGCAGCTCATTTTATATGCACCTCATGTTTGCCTGGCAAGGTCTGATAACATTGTTCCATCTGATGCTTCACCCAGAGGttgacttttcttttgtttaattaGGAAATGTTGCCATGTGTAGTTTGATATCCTTAAGATAAATTTCTAGGTTCCCATGAGCTATTGATAATGTGTCTATTATGTAACTATAGGTACTTATCTACCACATGATCCCATAATCTATTAAGTGGATGCTGTTGGGTGCCTcgggcagccccagctgatTTCATTGCCATTAGAGTGTTTCAGACCTCTGGGCAGCTTTAAATGGTTGCCACTACTGAAAAATACGTACATGTATTTCCTGTCCAAGTGTAtcttttctgcctcagtttttcCCTGGCCTTAAGGTTTTGGTTATGCTTACTCTGAAATGGGCaaagcaggagggctggaggtGTGACACCTCCAAGCTTCAGAAGACCACAGGGCAAACcatgcagctgaagaaaggcATAAATACGGAAAGTGGAAGATGTGACTGAAATACCGAGCCCAGCCGAGgctgctgtttgtttccaaACATGAGGCAATTTGAACCAGTttggaataggaaaaaaaggtaaggtaaggggggggggggggggggaacccaaccaaaaccaaaaatgccaAGAGGGACGACAGCATAAAGAGActcaagagaggaaaagaaaagttataTATGATCTCAGCCTGACCCACAGGCACTGTGCTCACCCAGGGGCCAGACCCAGGTGCCCCAGCTGATGTTTTGGAGTTGCTGTCCTGCACAAGGAGCAGACACCTTCCCAGCCTGTGGGTCCTGTCCCAGGGGGACCGCAGTGGGGGCATCCCCCATCCCCTCTGTCCAgtccccagagcagcacatTGCCTCCCACCCCATCTGACACCATGGGCACAGGATTTGCTAAAACCAGACTTCCAAAGCACCACATTTGACCTATTAATTTCCTGATTGCTTTTCCCCTGGTTTCCAAGGTGACCTCTAAGGCAGCATTTGGGCTGTTTCAGGACCATGGGCCTTGGGACTTGGACTGCCCAGTCAAACTTTAATCTCccttttgtacatttttctaCCACTTACTGTAACATTTCTCAACTTCTAGCTACTTTCAGATGCTTGACCACAAGCAGAACAGTGCCAGGGAGAGGGACACAAACAGTGGGATGGTGGGAACATCTCTGCACCCCCTCCAGAGGAGGTACCCACAGAGCAGGCAAGGGAAAACCACCAGGGAATTCTTCCTGTTCATCACCAAAAAAGGGattcaatacattttttttcatctttcacaGAATTGTGTCTTCATGCCTTTGATTATTATACATGAGTTTGGTTTGTGTCTCTTTCCTTGACAAAGTTCGAAGTGAAAACTTCTAACTTCTATAGTTGTGTTTTGAAGGTAATCTATTTgttgaaaagtattttgaacCCTGTGGGAGGTATTTTGGTCTGCAAGGGAGAAAATAGTAAGAGctcattttcctgctctttaACTTATTTAATGCTTTATGGACTTATATTTGTGTCCATCCCTATTGAATATATTGATGGCACTTCTTACTGAAAGTTGTGATTCATAAACCAATTAGTGCATTCTTCATTTCACAAGATACCAACAAGTTCCAGCACTCAGCAGTTCATATCACGCATTGTACCTCCATAACTGGGAGAAAGCATCATacttaaaacttaaaaatccaATTTTCTCCTTATGTGCAAAGTCGACAGTTCTCCCAAAGGCCCATCATGATGCCCAGTCCAGTAAAGTCATTAGTAATTTTTCCATCAGCTTTCTTCTTACGGTGCAGGGTGTGAGACTGGCTGAAATGTTGCCCTTGCATGGGAGGAAAACCATTATCTGGGGACACTGTTTTCAAACCTCGGTGGAGTTCTCAACAGATTAGCAGCCCATCACGTGTCAGGTGAAACTGCCGATAACCTTGGACCCTCCTTCTTCTTACCTTACCGGACATCCATTAAGTCCTTATCTGTTGGCTGCTACCTCTTGGGTCCAATCCCAGCTGCATGCACAAAAACAAATCTACCATTGAGGGTTTTTTGCAGCAAGAGTGTTCGATAGGCAtcttaaaacaaacacagcaaaagaaataagctttttgctttctacCAGATAATTGCTTTAAGATCTTTAATATGTTTATATAGtaaagctttgaaaattatCTGGGGTTTCCctgtaaatatatttccttCCCTGAGGCCAGCACCTGCCTAGACCTTTTGGTAACTCAGTATAGGGTGCCCAGGCTCTGTGAGTGCCCATGGCCAGAAGGGGCTTGGAGGgctccttccccccctccagcctctgtgtcccctctcaCCACCTTCCTCCAGTCCCACAGAGGTTTTTAGCTGAACTGGTGCTCTCATTTCCTTCCCAGCAAGGAAATGGAGAAATCTCCATGGCTGGTACAGACCCTGCCGCAGGTCAGTAACAGGGTGCAACCTTTTATTCTAATATTGCAGAATTTTTGAAGGatgctggtatttttaaattttcttttcacttaaaaCCAAAGAACCAGCAACCAACAGCACAACTTAGGTTTTCATCCTAAAGAGGGCTTTTTTTGTCCTAAAGGGAATTTCCTTTTGTGGTAACTGTTAGTATGAGTGCTGACCTGAGAAATCTGTCATTGGGCTAACACTACTGTACGAGAGCCCACAAAATAAATCCCAAGTTATGAGTGCTccataaaataaatcatcataaaagagaaaaaaatcagagacaaAGCAGAGGGGACCCTTCATCAATTTTGCTCCTTCCAGCTGTGTGAGGGGCACTCAGCAGAAGGAGAGGCTCAGGAGGCTGACAACACCACTTAGGTGAGCCTCTCGCTACATGCCGCTCATTC
Proteins encoded:
- the LOC119143554 gene encoding trefoil factor 2-like → MDLKVICALSAILVIALSTLAEGKAPPSKCQCKVTPKERKNCGYPGISAKECRKAGCCFDASVPNVPWCFVAKPKKVKKVCPSNSHTRINCGFPGITAKECEQKGCCFEAHPAGVPWCFYRHVVEEGNLATCRPESSH